From Paenibacillus polymyxa, the proteins below share one genomic window:
- the der gene encoding ribosome biogenesis GTPase Der — protein MARPVVAIVGRPNVGKSTIFNRIIGDRLSIVEDKPGITRDRIYGISEWNGKSFSIIDTGGIEIDGEDVILKSIRMQAELAIEEADVIVFMSDAKAGITQADEEVAQMLYRSGKPIIVAVNKVDNLSRADLIYEFYSYGFGDPIAVSGSHGTGIGDLLDAITSNLPELEEDHYDEDVIRVALIGRPNVGKSSLVNAILGEERVIVSDIAGTTRDAIDTPFEKDGQKYVLIDTAGMRKRGKVYETTEKYSVMRAMRAIERADVVLVVINGEEGIIEQDKHIAGYAYEAGKASLFVVNKWDVVDKDDKTMHQFETKIRDHFLFMTYAPIVFLSAKTKQRLQKLLPVVQHVAQQHVMRIQTHLLNDVISDAVAINPPPTDKGRRLRINYVTQVAVKPPTMVVFVNDPEIMHFSYERYLENKIRAAFNFEGTPIRIFTRRKSDES, from the coding sequence ATGGCAAGACCCGTTGTGGCTATCGTTGGTCGTCCGAATGTGGGTAAGTCCACGATTTTTAATCGGATTATCGGGGATCGTCTGTCCATCGTGGAAGATAAACCGGGAATCACTCGTGACCGTATTTACGGTATATCGGAGTGGAATGGTAAGTCCTTCAGTATTATTGACACCGGCGGCATTGAGATTGATGGTGAGGATGTTATTTTGAAGTCCATCCGTATGCAGGCCGAACTTGCAATAGAAGAAGCAGATGTTATTGTATTCATGAGCGATGCAAAAGCAGGAATAACGCAAGCGGATGAAGAGGTAGCTCAAATGCTGTATCGTTCGGGTAAACCGATCATCGTAGCAGTAAACAAGGTGGACAACCTCAGTCGCGCTGATCTGATCTATGAGTTTTATTCTTATGGATTTGGTGATCCAATTGCTGTTTCTGGTAGTCATGGTACAGGGATCGGTGATCTGTTGGATGCAATTACGTCCAATTTACCTGAACTAGAAGAAGATCATTATGATGAAGACGTTATACGTGTCGCTTTGATCGGACGTCCGAATGTAGGTAAATCTTCACTCGTTAATGCCATTCTAGGAGAAGAACGGGTTATCGTTAGTGACATTGCTGGTACAACGCGTGATGCAATTGACACGCCTTTTGAAAAAGACGGTCAAAAGTATGTACTGATTGATACGGCAGGTATGCGTAAACGTGGTAAAGTATACGAAACGACAGAAAAATATAGTGTAATGCGTGCGATGCGTGCGATTGAGCGTGCAGATGTTGTACTGGTCGTTATTAACGGCGAGGAAGGCATCATTGAGCAGGATAAACACATTGCTGGCTATGCTTATGAAGCGGGTAAAGCCTCGTTGTTTGTCGTTAATAAATGGGATGTCGTAGATAAAGACGATAAAACGATGCATCAGTTTGAGACGAAAATCCGTGACCACTTTTTGTTCATGACCTATGCTCCGATTGTGTTCTTGTCTGCAAAGACAAAGCAACGTCTGCAAAAGTTGCTTCCAGTTGTACAGCATGTGGCACAGCAGCATGTCATGCGTATTCAGACACATCTGCTGAACGATGTCATTTCCGATGCGGTTGCCATCAATCCACCGCCAACAGACAAGGGCCGTCGTCTGCGTATTAACTATGTGACTCAGGTTGCTGTTAAACCGCCTACGATGGTTGTATTCGTAAATGATCCAGAGATAATGCACTTCTCTTATGAGCGTTATCTGGAGAACAAAATTCGCGCCGCCTTTAATTTTGAAGGAACTCCAATTCGAATATTTACACGGCGCAAGTCTGACGAAAGTTAG
- the plsY gene encoding glycerol-3-phosphate 1-O-acyltransferase PlsY yields the protein MILQIVAIVLSYLLGSVSFSLLYGKLKGIDIRQHGSGNAGATNTLRVLGKGPAILVLLLDVLKGVIAVLIGHWLGGESSWLPGLCGIAAIAGHNWPVYFHFRGGKGIATAIGVLASLALLPALYAGIIAILAIVITRYVSLGSLIFVILTPWILLVLGYAWPLFWTALIICLFAVWRHRTNIVKLARGNENKLGSKGGDRLV from the coding sequence TTGATTTTACAGATCGTTGCCATCGTACTCAGTTACTTGCTTGGCTCTGTCAGCTTTAGTTTGCTGTATGGAAAATTAAAAGGAATCGACATTCGCCAGCATGGAAGCGGCAATGCCGGTGCGACGAATACGCTGCGCGTGCTTGGAAAAGGCCCAGCTATTCTGGTACTGCTGCTGGACGTACTTAAAGGGGTTATTGCGGTGCTGATAGGGCACTGGTTGGGTGGAGAATCATCCTGGTTACCGGGTTTGTGTGGCATAGCGGCGATTGCGGGCCATAACTGGCCGGTATATTTTCACTTTCGCGGAGGCAAAGGGATTGCGACTGCCATTGGTGTATTGGCATCTCTTGCCTTACTGCCGGCATTATATGCCGGAATCATTGCGATACTTGCGATCGTAATAACGCGTTATGTATCCCTGGGATCACTAATTTTTGTCATTTTGACCCCTTGGATATTACTCGTACTTGGTTATGCTTGGCCGTTATTTTGGACGGCTCTAATCATTTGCCTGTTCGCTGTGTGGAGACACCGTACTAACATAGTCAAGTTGGCACGGGGAAATGAGAATAAGCTTGGCTCCAAAGGAGGAGATCGTCTTGTCTGA
- a CDS encoding NAD(P)H-dependent glycerol-3-phosphate dehydrogenase: MSEKIAVLVAGSWGTALASVLATNNNDVSVWTRSEQQAAEINEKHTNEHYLPGSILSDRISATTDMQTAVSGAKAVIIVSPSSAARQVARSLKAHFTKDMLVVHAIKGFETETLKRMSTVISEELEIAEDDIAVLSGPSHAEEVVKKCPTTVVVASSNEKAAQAAQGLFMNSYFRVYTNRDLLGVELSGALKNIIALGAGMSDGLGFGDNAKAALLTRGLAEITRAGVEMGANPLTFAGLAGIGDLVVTATSRHSRNWRAGSLLGQGQQLDAVLESMGMVVEGIRTTKAAYAISQKLGVQMPITEVLYGVLFEGRDVRKAVEALMGRDPKTEMEVMPLQTWEQWHS; this comes from the coding sequence TTGTCTGAGAAAATAGCTGTGCTGGTGGCAGGGAGTTGGGGAACAGCCTTAGCTTCCGTACTTGCGACCAATAACAACGATGTCTCTGTCTGGACGAGAAGCGAACAACAAGCTGCTGAGATCAATGAGAAGCATACGAATGAGCATTATTTACCAGGCTCTATTTTGTCTGATCGCATTTCAGCTACAACGGATATGCAGACTGCGGTATCTGGAGCTAAAGCGGTGATCATCGTATCTCCTTCGTCTGCCGCTCGGCAGGTTGCACGTAGTCTGAAGGCTCATTTCACCAAGGATATGCTGGTAGTACATGCCATTAAGGGTTTTGAAACAGAGACACTCAAGCGTATGTCCACGGTGATCTCGGAAGAGCTGGAAATCGCGGAGGATGATATTGCCGTGCTGTCAGGCCCGAGTCATGCGGAGGAAGTGGTGAAGAAATGTCCTACAACGGTTGTTGTAGCTTCTTCCAATGAGAAGGCTGCTCAGGCTGCCCAGGGGTTGTTCATGAACTCCTATTTCCGCGTCTATACAAACCGTGATTTACTCGGTGTAGAACTGTCCGGTGCTTTAAAAAATATTATTGCACTGGGCGCGGGAATGTCGGATGGACTTGGCTTCGGTGATAATGCCAAAGCGGCTTTGTTGACCCGTGGATTGGCTGAGATTACCCGTGCCGGAGTTGAGATGGGGGCTAATCCATTAACCTTTGCCGGACTCGCTGGTATAGGCGATTTAGTGGTGACGGCAACGAGTCGTCACAGCCGCAACTGGCGTGCAGGTTCATTATTGGGACAGGGCCAACAGCTTGATGCCGTACTGGAATCTATGGGAATGGTCGTAGAGGGGATTCGTACGACAAAAGCAGCATACGCTATCTCACAAAAATTGGGTGTGCAAATGCCTATTACAGAGGTGTTGTATGGAGTGCTGTTTGAAGGACGTGACGTCCGCAAAGCCGTTGAGGCATTAATGGGTCGCGATCCGAAAACCGAGATGGAAGTCATGCCGCTTCAAACTTGGGAGCAATGGCATTCATAA
- a CDS encoding stage VI sporulation protein F: MSKNFPKDALKAINKKGGKNISENAVKKLAGTVKPDTLQSEAQLRQLIKQVSAMANIPVSEDTVRDIVGAVKKSGMNPSNMEALMKMMMKK; this comes from the coding sequence GTGAGTAAAAACTTTCCGAAAGATGCATTGAAGGCCATTAACAAAAAAGGCGGCAAAAACATATCCGAAAATGCAGTGAAAAAGCTGGCAGGCACGGTAAAGCCGGACACGCTTCAAAGTGAAGCGCAGTTGCGTCAGCTTATAAAACAGGTGTCTGCGATGGCTAACATTCCGGTATCGGAAGATACAGTCAGGGATATTGTCGGAGCCGTCAAAAAGAGTGGAATGAATCCTTCCAATATGGAAGCGTTAATGAAAATGATGATGAAAAAATAA
- a CDS encoding 2Fe-2S iron-sulfur cluster-binding protein, translating into MNVQITFQPSGKRVQVGQGTSLLQAARKAGVYIPTRCDGKAACLMCKVQIAPERAELAGHPNDAEQRKLGPLLNEGIRLSCQAHAQGDVEVTIPEDRLKAAIRRQLERQALDDELW; encoded by the coding sequence ATGAATGTACAGATTACGTTCCAGCCATCAGGCAAGCGTGTACAAGTCGGTCAGGGCACGTCATTGCTCCAGGCTGCGCGTAAAGCAGGTGTGTATATTCCCACTCGTTGTGATGGAAAAGCAGCCTGTCTGATGTGTAAAGTGCAGATAGCACCGGAACGGGCTGAGCTCGCAGGTCACCCTAATGATGCAGAACAGCGTAAGCTGGGACCTTTACTGAATGAAGGAATACGTTTATCCTGTCAGGCCCACGCTCAAGGTGATGTAGAGGTAACCATACCGGAGGATAGACTTAAGGCAGCTATTAGGCGGCAACTGGAGCGTCAGGCACTGGATGACGAACTGTGGTAA
- the spoIVA gene encoding stage IV sporulation protein A, which translates to MEKVDIFKDIAERTGGDIYLGVVGAVRTGKSTFIKRFMETIVLPNITSEADRARAVDELPQSAAGKTIMTTEPKFVPNNAVQIKVTEGLDVNVRLVDCVGYAVEGAKGYEDENGPRMISTPWFEEPIPFQEAAEIGTRKVIQEHSTLGVVVTTDGTIAEIPRSSYVESEERVIEELKEVGKPFVLVINSTHPRSDETLQLRSELAAKYDIPVMTLSAATMTEDDVTGVLREVLYEFPVHEVNVNLPSWVMVLNENHWLRSNYENSVRDTVKDIRRLRDVDRVVSQFMEYEFIDRAGLSGMNMGQGVAEIDLYAPDELYDQILVEVVGVEIRGKDHLLQMMQDFAHAKREYDRFAEALEMVKTTGYGIAAPSLAEMALDEPQLIRQGTRFGVRLKATAPSIHMIRVDVESEFAPIIGTEKQSEELVRYLMQDFENDPIKIWESDIFGRSLHSIVREGIQGKIAMMPDNARYKLQETLGRIINEGSGGLIAIIL; encoded by the coding sequence TTGGAGAAAGTGGACATTTTTAAAGACATTGCCGAACGCACCGGAGGAGACATCTATCTTGGGGTCGTCGGCGCAGTCCGAACAGGAAAATCAACATTTATCAAGCGGTTTATGGAAACGATTGTACTGCCCAACATTACGAGTGAGGCGGACCGTGCCCGCGCCGTAGACGAGTTGCCGCAAAGTGCGGCAGGGAAGACGATCATGACGACGGAACCTAAATTCGTACCGAATAATGCCGTCCAGATCAAAGTAACGGAAGGACTGGACGTGAATGTACGTCTGGTTGACTGTGTGGGATATGCAGTAGAAGGTGCAAAAGGCTACGAGGATGAAAATGGTCCAAGGATGATCTCTACACCATGGTTTGAAGAACCCATTCCTTTTCAGGAAGCGGCAGAAATCGGTACACGTAAGGTTATTCAAGAACATTCGACACTCGGTGTGGTAGTCACCACAGACGGCACCATTGCTGAAATCCCGCGTAGCTCTTATGTAGAGTCGGAGGAACGCGTCATTGAAGAGTTGAAGGAAGTTGGCAAGCCATTTGTTCTGGTTATCAACTCCACGCATCCACGCAGTGATGAAACACTCCAACTTCGCAGTGAACTGGCTGCCAAGTATGATATTCCAGTCATGACACTCAGCGCGGCGACCATGACGGAAGATGATGTTACGGGTGTACTTCGTGAAGTATTGTATGAATTCCCGGTGCATGAGGTGAATGTGAACCTGCCGAGCTGGGTTATGGTATTGAACGAAAATCACTGGCTGCGTAGCAACTATGAAAATTCCGTTCGTGATACGGTTAAAGATATTCGACGCCTGCGTGATGTAGATCGGGTGGTCAGCCAGTTTATGGAGTATGAGTTCATCGATAGAGCCGGATTAAGCGGTATGAATATGGGGCAGGGCGTAGCGGAAATTGATTTGTATGCGCCTGATGAGCTGTATGACCAGATTTTGGTTGAAGTCGTTGGGGTAGAGATTCGTGGCAAGGATCATTTGCTACAAATGATGCAGGATTTTGCCCACGCTAAACGTGAATATGACCGCTTTGCCGAGGCTCTGGAAATGGTCAAGACAACAGGTTATGGTATTGCAGCTCCGTCACTGGCCGAGATGGCACTGGACGAACCGCAGTTGATTCGACAAGGTACAAGATTTGGCGTGAGGCTTAAAGCGACAGCCCCTTCCATTCACATGATTCGTGTCGATGTGGAATCGGAATTTGCTCCGATTATCGGAACAGAGAAGCAAAGTGAGGAGCTCGTACGCTACCTGATGCAAGATTTTGAGAATGATCCAATCAAAATCTGGGAATCTGACATTTTCGGACGTTCGCTGCATTCTATTGTGCGTGAAGGTATTCAAGGCAAGATTGCCATGATGCCGGACAATGCACGCTACAAGCTTCAAGAAACGCTGGGTCGCATTATTAACGAAGGTTCTGGTGGTCTTATTGCTATCATTCTTTAA